TAACTTGTAACATTGCTAAAAGTACAAAAAATTTGTGGAAGGAGGTAcaattatttctttttaaaaacaaatatataaaagaCAGAGCAATgaaaaagataaatatatattcGAAGTAAAATTTAATGGAAACTCCAACACTTGTGCAATTTGATAGATTGGGCTGCCCAATTCATACAAATTAGGCTTAACCAATAAATTTTTTCTACGCTCCAAATTGGGTTTCATGCGTTTGTTTCATGTTTTTGTATTAGGTTTAGACTTGCTAAATGGTGAGATTATTCATTTAAATTCAAAGATGAACATATTTGTACTTGATTTCCGCAATGAAATTTTATGATTGGGAAAGCTGTTTATGGCACATTGAAACTTATCATTGCGGAAGCTGTTGCTTATCTCCATGATCATTGGATTTATTATAAACGTAAGTGCCACAGAAGCTTTATTATgtttaagaaaaacaaacaatAAATTATTTGTATTAGATTAAGGTTAAGAAAGGACATTAACCTCCACATTTTCAATATTAAAACCCATGGAAATCTGAATAATACATAGATCATAAAAGCCACTAAGCTCTCTCGCCCCTAATACGACGAGCCAATTGGATGTCCTTAGGCATTATAGTAACCCTTTTAGCGTGAATAGCGCACAGATTGGTGTCTTCAAAAAGCCCAACCAAGTAAGCTTCCGCGGCCTCCTGGAGAGCGGCCACAGCGCTACTTTGGAACCTCAGATCTGTTTTGAAATCTTGGGCGATTTCTCTTACCAGCCTTTGAAATGGGAGTTTCCTGATTAAAAGTTCAGTGCTCTTCTGGTACTTTCGGATTTCACGCAAGGCCACAGTTCCTGGCCTGAATCTGTGCGGCTTCTTCACTCCACCAGTAGCCGGAGCTGATTTTCGAGCCGCTTTTGTGGCCAATTGCTTCCTCGGTGCCTTGCCTCCCGTGGATTTTCTAGCGGTTTGCTTGGTACGAGCCATTTGCGTTGTGAAAGATAAAACTGGGTTTCTGAGTTATGACTTGTTTGTTGTTAAGGAAATGAGGAACGCTTTTGGGCTGTGAAATAAAGTGGTGAGTTTGGGGTTTTAAATCGAGGGAAGCTCTGGAGATTTGAAATGTGGAAATGGAGGGGAATTGCTTTCGATTTCAATCGGACGGTCGAGAGAAGATGTGACTTGGATTCTGATCCGCGTGAAATGATTTGACCAATAGAATTTGGTTATTCAGGCGCcaaatatcttttattttcaagaaatttttttGGAGTGTTTGGGCATATTTAGAATTTGGGTAAACTCCATCGCAGATAAGTCATCCaactatcattttttttttaaattagtcaCCTAATTATGATCAAC
The Gossypium arboreum isolate Shixiya-1 chromosome 10, ASM2569848v2, whole genome shotgun sequence genome window above contains:
- the LOC108487082 gene encoding histone H3.2, translating into MARTKQTARKSTGGKAPRKQLATKAARKSAPATGGVKKPHRFRPGTVALREIRKYQKSTELLIRKLPFQRLVREIAQDFKTDLRFQSSAVAALQEAAEAYLVGLFEDTNLCAIHAKRVTIMPKDIQLARRIRGERA